GCCATCAGGCCTCTCCCACTCCCTTGTAGCCGGTCATGGCGTATACCCCTTCGCGTACCGGGCCGTGCTTGGCGATGCCGTCTCTCATGCGCTGGAGGTAGTCGGCCCACTCGATCTGATGCAGTGCTGCGAAGTGCATCAGGATCTGGCCGTTCACTCCGAGGTGGAACAACAGCCCGATGTCGGGCTCCACCAGGGCCTCGATCTCCTCATCGGTCAGCTCATACCCGGTGAGCACGCCGCGCCGATCAGCGTGGTATTGCTGCTGAATTCCTTCGTCGCGGTTGAGCTCGTAGAGGAACTTCTGCACGTAGTAGAGACCCATATCCATCAGCCTCCCAGCTTGGGGATGCTGTGGGTGTCGAGGGCGATACTGATGTTCTTGGTCTCCATGTAGAAGTCGAAGCTCCAGTCGCCGCCGTCGCGGCCGAT
This portion of the bacterium genome encodes:
- a CDS encoding aromatic ring-opening dioxygenase subunit LigA, which produces MGLYYVQKFLYELNRDEGIQQQYHADRRGVLTGYELTDEEIEALVEPDIGLLFHLGVNGQILMHFAALHQIEWADYLQRMRDGIAKHGPVREGVYAMTGYKGVGEA